One window from the genome of Penaeus monodon isolate SGIC_2016 chromosome 4, NSTDA_Pmon_1, whole genome shotgun sequence encodes:
- the LOC119572460 gene encoding uncharacterized protein LOC119572460 → MQHWLLRCTLYNLYCRPVNESLLLQKSLLVYIYCTKILTDCAPREFVLSQFDDFNIQKSRNRISLKTNFTVNWIWIVSVQTVQAKCNRNGNSSSIAAQLSPGSCVPGNVEKWREMFTPNVNVKSKTEYFTTDIDGDQLATIKLDGEKWKRVRNFKYPGSMVDETAGMDKEVNFIIQSGWHNWRKVSGVLCDRRVPIRLKGKVHKAVVRPALTYGLEAAPLKKLGE, encoded by the exons ATGCAACACTGGCTTTTGCGCTGCACGTTGTATAACCTGTATTGCCGACCAGTGAACGAGAGTCTTTTGCTTCAGAAGTCATTGTTAGTATACATTTATTGTACAAAAATATTAACAGACTGTGCACCCCGAGAG TTCGTCCTGTCACAATTCGACGACTTCAACATCCAAAA GTCACGTAATCGCATCAGTCTAAAAACAAACTTCACGGTAAACTGGATATGGATTGTCAGCGTGCAGACGGTACA GGCAAAATGCAATAGGAACGGAAACAGCAGCTCAATTGCAGCTCAATTATCCCCAGGAAGTTGTGTGCCTGGAAACGTTGAGAAATGGAGGGAAATGTTTACTCCAAACGTTAATGTAAA GTCCAAGACCGAATATTTCACCACAGATATAGATGGCGACCAACTAGCCACAATAAAACTAgatggagagaaatggaaaagagttCGAAACTTTAAATATCCAGGTTCAATGGTCGATGAAACTGCTGGAATGGATAAGGAAGTTAATTTCATAATTCAAAGTGGATGGCATAATTGGAGAAAAGTGTCAGGAGTGTTGTGCGATAGGAGAGTCCCAATAAGACTCAAAGGTAAGGTGCATAAGGCCGTAGTCAGACCAGCCTTAACTTACGGCCTAGaagcagcaccactgaagaaGTTAGGGGAATAG